The sequence acacacacacacacacatagaactTCTACTGCCCTCTACTTAGTATGTAGTAAAAGCACCAGTGACCTGACCTATTTTCCTTcaagacaaaacacagtaaGATGGTAAAGGGAGCTATCCATTGTCTCCAGTCCTGTCTCTTCAGTCTTGTCCATTCATCCatcatattatttttgtttctcttcctcatACAGTCTGGTCATGTATAGACAAAGACAACCTTTCTATCTTCCAGGTTCAAGATCCTGTGGCTCACTCTGTGCCAACCTCATAATCCCATGGAGATAGAGGTGAGTGGTTTAGTTAGTTAGAAGTCAGCACAACTTAGTATACTGTCCATCTAATGTATTGAGTGTAATGAATATGAATAGCGTGTCACTGCAGTTTCATAATAGGATTATGTCAACAATCTCTGTCTTTCCTTAGTATCTGCCTATTTACACTCCATCAAGCGAAGAGAAGGAAAACCCTGCCCTGTTTGCCAACAATGTCAGAAAGCTCATGGCCAAGTAAGTGCGTGTTAGTGTGCTTGCATGAGTGTCTTTTATAAGAGCTGGATTGTCtgcacatgtttgttttgggtgTCAATAACACAGAGACATGGTGAAGGTCCTCATAAACCTTTCCCTTCATCCTGATAGGGCGCTGGAGCTTCCACTCACAGACCTGTCCTTTGAAGACCGTGAGATCTGCCTATCACAGGGCCCACTGCACATACACGACTACAGCAGCCTGCTCGAATTCAACCTGCTGGTGTGTCGCCTGGGGTGAGTTGAGAGTGACTGGTCAGACTGGTCAGACTGTGGATGTGACATTTTGGGGCACTAGAGATGAAAGAACACTGACACCTATTGGTGACAGTGTAGAAACACACGTAGGaagatacactatattgccaaaagtattcgctcaGCTGCCTTTACgcgcatatgaacttaagtgacatcccattcttaatccatagggtttaatatgacgtcGGCGCACCCTTTGCAACTACAAgagcttcaactcttctgggaagactttccacaaggtttaggagtgtgtttatgggaatttttgaccatccttccagaaacacatttctgaggtcagacactgatgttggacgagaaggcctggctcgcagtcttcactctaattcatcccaaaggttttctgtcgggttgaggtcaggacagGCCAATCAAGttgttccacaccaaactcactcattcatgtctttatggaccttgttttgtgcactggtgcagagtcatgttggaacaggaaggggtCATCCATAACTGTTCCCACAGAGTTGGGAGgatggaattgtccaaaatctcatggtatgctgaagcattcagagttcctttcactggaactaaggggtccaaaccctgaaaaacagccccacaccataatcccccctccaccaaacttcacacttggcacaatgcagtcagacaagtactgtTCTCCTGGCACCtgccaaacccagactcgtccatcagattgccagatggagaagcgtaattcgtcactccagagaacacgtttccactgctctagagtccaatagtggcgtgctttacaccactgcatccaacgctttgcattgcacttgatgatgtatggcttggatgcagctgctggGCCTTGAcaacccattccatgaagctccCTGCGCACttttcttgagctaatctgaaggccacatgaagtttggaggtctgtagcgactgactctgcagaaagttggcgacCTCTGCGCCCTATGCGCCTCTGCATCCGCTGTCATTTTATGTGACCTACCACTTCGTGGCTGAGTTGCTTTCGTTCCCAATCACTTCCCCGTTGTTATACTGccagttgactgtggaatatttagtagcgaggaaatttcacgactggacttgttgcacaggtggcatcctatgGTAGcacgctggaattcactgagaGCTGCCCAATATTTCACAcgtttgtagaagcagtctgcatgcctaggtgcttgattttatacacctgtggccatggaagtgattggaacacccAAATTCAGTTATTTgaatgggtgagtgaatacttttggcaatatagtgtatgtctTTGAGAATAACAAGATCCAGTTAATTAAAATCATATGGGGaaatatttgatgttatatAGTGCAGATTTTCTGACAAGACAGTCTTCTGCAATCTTCTTCTGGTTATATATGCAGGTGATCTAATACCTCTAAGCATATAATgtgattatttgattaattagaCCAGATACGGCTGATATGAAAGGCAATCGTACAGTTTTTAAGATTAATAAGAATGTTTATAAAATCATCTGTCATCAGCGtatgtttttatcatttgaGCACATAAATGTTACAGATACCCTAAAGGAATccattttttcttgttctttgctAATTAGCTCCATTTTTGGAGCAGTCCTCCCACTGAAATAATGTGTGTTAGTACTAGGTGGTTAGTATGCACAACTAATAATAACATTCTTTTGATCATACGGAGTAGGAGGGAATGTTTACAGAGAGTCAAGTGATTCTGTCTGAATCATATGACTCTCATCGTGTTTATGAATAGACACAGCTCTCGCTTCTCCACGTTTATGGGTTGCTTTTTAATTGtaacattttattcagaaaGGTTGAATTTTATTTGGCTATGTACCTAAAATTAAACTACGTAGTCCTAAAAAGCTTAAAtcaaaatcttaaaaaatgtgaatttttttaTACTGTGTGCCATTTTAATGATGTCAAAGTAAACTTAGAACTTTGCTCAGGGTTTGGTTTCTCATCATTTTGTATAATTATAAGCAAGGTGTAAAATGACATTCCTACAAAAACCAGTTGTCCTTCCATTAGTTTCTTATAATAAAGGTATCTGTCAGTATGTTATGAAGGCAGCATCTTGATGGGAGAAAACACCCAACTCTTTGATAGTTTGGACATTTTTCTGAATACTATATATAACAAAAGTTGCAATAGAAGGCCTAAATTTCAAGCCAAAATACTATAGGTGTCAACAGTAGAATATTCACATGTTAGTTTTTCTTTCAGACATTTGCTCTTAAAGATGTTCTGAATATGTGTGAAGTGAAGGCATGAAACAATGTTTCGATATATGTCATATGTGTTTACAGTATGACTAATACATTATTGCATGATGTGATCTCTTTGTATTTCCTCTGGTGCACCGTGTATTGACAGGCTGAGAGCAGAAACTACTGAGAAAGTGCTGGAGGAGCAGGCCAGAAGAGCCAGAAAGCTGCAGGGAGACCGACTTGGACTGGAGGACTTTGCACAGTTCCTCAGCCTGCcagtcacagacacactcagacaagTCCACACTCTCTTTGACCAGGTAAACGCAGACACATCCAAGGTACAGTAGTCCTTTTTCTTACAGGCTTGTACCTACAACAGACCATTACGATACCAACTGGTAAAATAGAATGTATATCAAATGTATATCAAGATGTTACAAAAGCTCTAATAGAAAAGACTTGGTTGTGAGTCACAAGAGCTGTGTTTTCATGGGTTTAAAGACCTTTACCTGAGACCTTTGGGTCAAAAAGGAACATCAGCTGGCAAAATGGATCATACAGAAAAGGAGTAACATTTTAAACTACCTTTAAACCTTTGAATTTAATTAATGTAAGTGTAATTTATATATAATGTAATTAATATATTAAACACCTCAAAGGTACCAGCAGCTGTGATGCTGTGATACCAGATACCATGTTTGGTTTGATGGTATTAATCACCTTTCTGTTTTTAGAAATCCTGGTTAGATTGACAAGTTTTTTACTCCTACATCCATGACAGATTCTTTATGCCTTAGCAGTCATCGTTATCATTCAAAGGAGGTGAATTACAAATGTGGTGACAAAGCCTTGGTGTGATAATGTTTTATacttatttgttcatttattttttgttcccAGCACGAAGACGGACAGATAGACATCAGACACTTTGTTATTGCTCTGTCTACTGTTCATCGACCATCCAAGCCAATGAAGACCCTCAAACTGGCCTTCAAGGTGTGCACATTTACCACTGAATCTGGTGCGATACGGGTTTGAAGTCACTGCGCTAAGAATTAAGTTTTGTTGCGCAGATGTATGAAAGCGAGGAGGGCGGGGAAGTCCAAGAGGAGGAGCTCGCCGCCATCTTGGAAGTAATGTTGGGAGTGAAAGAGGTGGAACTATCAGGCTTGTTTTTATCGCTTGACAGACCTGACACAGAAAAGATCACATATGGTAAGAGCCAGTGTTTGTTCGTCTGTAGGCATTTTTCAGcttcagtataaaaaaaaagacgtgATATCCTTGTACATATGAGCCCAGTGTAGAGATGACTGACAGCATCTATCATCGCTTCCTCCGTGCTGTCACcatcacatttgatttgttcTTGGCTTCACTGAAAAGGATAAGCACCGTCTGTCGTTGATGTTCCAGAGTCCTTTGCGGACATCCACCATCTGCCTTTGCTAGAAACTTTCAAAGCTTTCCGTACACTCTGTATTTCTCTTGTCCTATAAAAGCAATTACTCCTTTTAACATGAAAGAATACAGCAGATTTGCCATCTGCACACGATGTAAAACTGAAGTATACAGATCAATGGAAGCTGTTAATCTTCTTTGTAACAGTGTGAAATCATCATTGTAATTCTGCTGATGCCTCTAAATGATAAACTGAATAACATGTGCTTCACATATCAccttaaatataaaatatctgaaaaaataatataatgtaataaaatgttagCCTTGTTCTGGTCCTTTTTtaccaaaaatgaaaagggtATCAGACATGTTAATTTActattttaaattaataacatttaattcagtttcCTATATTTTGCCCTCTTTCCCAGATAAACTTCATCACATCATAGAGCAGCACCCATACTTCATCCAGGATTACCTTGATTTTAAAAACCATCCGCGCAAATTCTGCGTGGGACGACCCAAGAGCTGCCACGTCCAGAACAACAAAGATGACTGAAGATCGGACTTAAAGCCAAAGGCTCGATTTACCTTCTCTGTCTGATGTAACAGTATCTTCACATGCTGCAACTTGCCCACCACCTCTGTGCCTTTAATTGCAGGTAGGGAAAGTGGAACAGAGTTCGGTAGTTCGATATGGATTGATCAGTGTGGCACAGTGGAGTCAGAATCTCTGCTCCTTCACTTATCTCAGCTCTCTACTGATCTTATTTTGCTGTCCCCATTATATtaagaaacatgttttttttctgctctgcaaatgaattatttattttaaatttattgtcCTATGTATAAAGTACAGATATTAAAGAAATTAGTTGATGAAGTTTAGTTTTTAGCccctttttgactttttttgttgtggtgAGCATTGTTGTTAGTCTCAGGCAAAGGGACATTACCACACTGCCCGGTCATGCAAAGAAACTTCATATCATGTGAAAAGGTTCAGCATACACACAATGCTGTAACAAGCTGAGTAAAAGCACCAAAAAAAGATCTGCCATGTAAATCACAGAAATCATTCCTTTACTTCAGGGAGCTGTGTCACTGCCACAGAGatacaaaccaaaaacattttggataatTTATCTATTCGGATTATTGTCTAAATACCAATCAAGCCatccaacttttttttattattttatttatataatttatttggTAATATGAGAACTTGTTTTGGCAATTTTGCTAAAATATAATGGCCACATTGTTACCCAAAAATAGTTTTTCTGCCCcttcaataataataacaattttaaAACTGTATAGTTTTtctaagaaaaatatttatggaATGGGAGGAGGATCGTTAAACATTGTTATAGCAACAAATCCATCCTTCAAACCTCTGACAGAAAGATATTACACATTTCCTAAGCCTGCACATTTCTCTTGTTCTAAATGTTGATTTCAGATGGTTTAAGCTGGACTGATACATTTTGTATCTTTGTGACTGCATGTTCTTGTAATGTTTCATTTCTCAGTTAAATGCAGAAACCAATAAGCTTctttttcacaaataaaaatgctatcagttttatgttgttgtcCCTTGCTGTCTTTTACCACTAGGTGGAGCTCTGCTTTCACATTCACCTCAAGGCTTTCAGGCTTTTTGACTCCCTCAAATGGACTTGCAGCGCTTCTGTGAGGACACACAATGGTTCTGAAGTTTCGTGAGCTTGTCATTGTTATAATGTTAGTtttattcactcactcacagctGTAGATTCTGCTCATACTATTGTCAGGTTTTTAGTGTTTCCCTTTGATCACTTGGCAATCATCCAGTAAAGTTAATTAAGTTGCGCCTCCCTGCTTTTGCATTCATAACGGTTCATCTTCTCTGAGTCCACATGGTGGTGCTAGCTCCCTAAGCTATACACACCAGAGAACCCATGCACCAGTGCCCACCTGATGGACAGGAAAAGCATTACCTCATCCCTTCCTTTCATTCCTTCAGGTAAAAATAGACAGATTAAGCCTGGGCTTTGATGAGAGAAACCTACAGAGGAGGTGTGGaagcagggagagagggatagggatggaggagagagactAAATGGATCGTTCTGCTCCAAATCCAATTCCTAATAGCTGGAGGGAGGGTGGgtaggaggagggagaagaaaacagtcaaagaaagaggagagggagagggggagtgGAGATATCACGTCTAACAATTAAGACCTGCCTTCGGGGTCTAAAGAAGAAGCTTTGTTGAGAACATATAAATTGCTCATTGAGCAGTGCctctctgcagtctctctcaGATACTCCTGCCTCAAAGGAATCTGCCATaaaagacagcagctgcagctcgcAGCCCACCACATAGGAGGACTGGAATCTGTTCACAGTATTTGGGGATCCATCTCCAGCAGTCATTCTGGCCAGCAAAATCCCCCCctacagtaaacacaaacctgGATCTAATCCCAGTGACTGTGGTGGACTGAGGAAACATCACAGTACATCCACTGGAGATCCATCGTGGTTACTGTACTTTGCTGTGTCAAAGATCCAGCTTGGTTGACAGTTTACTGTTGTTGTACGGGCTGAGGTGCTTGACACCCTATGCCTGGAAATTAGCTGTTTGCTTTTCTCAGCAAATAAGCTGTGTGTGTAACACAGGTTAATGTGATATGACTGGAAAGGTTTGTATAAATAGTTGAAATAGATCTATAGCCAAATAGatggaaatgaataaatgatcgAAGTAGCTAGAAGAAACATAAATGTTTGAAATTAATAACTAAAGCTAATGAATAAGTGGTTTGAATAAAAAATACTGTTCAATAGCAAATAAAGACTCATGGATGGACAGCTGGGATAGCACAATAAACGCAGTTGATCAATGTTCCAAATACCAGTAGTTGCCTGAAAGTGATGGATAATGGATTTGGTCAAATAAATCGATAAATGAATTGATGTTTCACTGTTTAGTTCCAATTCAGCTGGATTTACTCAGTGAAACTGCGTTTCAGTGGGTTTTGGCTGTGACCCGATTCTGCTTAACTATTCGCTGTTagtgtgaaatgtattttggGACTTGGAAATGATTGATGACACATCTGAGCAAACATGTCTCCTGCCACTCAGCGTCATGTTGTGGTTTCATCATGCTCAGCAGCACGctgaattcattaaaaatatctcAATCCTCAATCAATCAGTCCTTTTTACTGAAATAACTGGTTTTGGCCCCAAAcaagaaatattaaaagttAGTGCTCACCTTGAATCTGAGACTCTAAAATCTACAAATTAAGCCAGAAATCTCAGTGTAGTTATGGACTGAGACTGACatttcaacagcagcacaaagacaattGCAAAGTCGGCCTACCACCAGCTTGAAAACATAGCAAGAATGAAAGGATTTCTGtccaaacaaaatacagaaaaacatgttcatGCGTTTATTTTCAGCACACTAGACTATTGTAATGGTGTCTCCACAGGTCGTAGCAAAAGTCAACCAGACAGCTGCAGCTCGTCCACAATGCTGCTGCCAGACTCCTCACTACCACCAAGAAAGTGGAGCACAGCCTACTGACTCAAGAGGGAAGATGACGCTCCTCCTCATCTGTTTACCTTCAGCTGCATCTCTTCTTTTGTCAATGGTATATTGTATGTGCAATGAAAGTGGTCAGTATTGTGGGTTTTATGCGACTGGCTGTTGGTTCAACTCACTTCTGTCTGGTTGGGTATAAAGAGCTGCACGACGTCAGTGGGCTGCCTGTGGAGGTTTCACACTcttactgtattttttgtttgggCTATTGGCCTCACCACAGACTACACTCCTCTTTTCCCTCATGAGTGTTTTTCATGAACTGCCTGTTCCAAAAACAGATTGATGTAGGTGTTGAAGAAGGGATGCATTCTTGTATCAAAATTCTActgagtcatttttcatgtccAACCTGCTTGCTTTTGAACATCCCTCCTCCATGTTATAACCAAACAGCAAATGTCAGAGGCAAGACGCTAGAAGAAGAATTTCATAGAAAAAGTGAGTCAGAGCGATTCTACTGTATCAAAATCACATCGAGTACAAGCACCAGAGGCAATGCTCTTTGTAAGAGAACTTTATGTTGCTTTTTCATTCCTATTTACATGATGATATGATTTTGATCTGGAGCACACAAAGCTACCAGTATTAACATGCTCAGTGTGGGTTTGGAGCTTTAAAAAATGGCCCATTCAACTCACAGCCATTCAAGAAGGTATCCAAGTAAAAAGCTGTTGAAAATGCATGCACCTGCTCTCAGAGGGCTGCACATTGATGGCTGTTGGGCTGAACCCATAGAATATTGCCATACAAGTATAATTCATCCTTTATGGTTTTTCCTCTACGTTGCATAGATGTGGCAGTGAAACATGCACTTGATCAAGAAACCCTCACAATAAAagacacactgagctgaatgGAGTCCATTAGACACCGAGACAAGCAGAAAGGCAACACTTGTGttcagagatggagagatgtaAAGAGAACGAGATTGTGGCTGAAAGGTTCAAGGCGAGTaccaagaaaataaatcagaactTGGCTGATGCGATTGTCAGTGTGCAAGCAGGATGTAGAGCCTATCAGGTAGAACAGCCTGTGAGCaacatcacagagctgctttCTATAGAGGAGAAACACTAGGACAAGGACAATTACATTGATGACAAATGTTAGAAATGGAGATGGGACACTACAGGCTTGGATACAAACACTCTGGGTGTGGTGGCTGAAGGAgcatatcttttttttcatgttttcatccaTTTACTACAAATTATGAATCCCTTACTGCTTACTTTACTTGTCTTTATCTTTACTGCTCACCTTTTTCGCAAACCATGCTAAAGTGTTCCAAACTCCTGAAGTAACATTGCTCACATTCAATGGCTTCCTTTAATGTCTACACAGAGCCTTTTAAGTTCTGAGTGAATGGAGTGTGGAGGTTCATTCTCGGCCAGGGTAGGAAAATTAACACTCAAGATCTGCTTACTTACTACTGAGTGAATTTGTCAAAGATGGTATCATCACAAAAGGTCTGCATGTAGAGGCTTTAAGGTCCAAAAACTCAAACTTGTTGTTTTAAAAGATAAAGCTGGCgatattctgtattttcatcatcaaCAAATAAGAGACCATAACCAACagattgtctgtgtttgtgtgtgtctgcttttcttGTGGCACCTTGACCCAAGCTCAGCCGTTCCCGCTGAAGACGTAAATCTTTATGAATAGATCAAAAATATAccataattattttaaaatatatgaataatatgATATAAAACAATTGTAAATATCACAAAGCTGCTGGGAAGTGTAGTTTAGAGCAACTACTATTCATACTATAGTAAAAAGTGCATTTGTTGGAGACTATTCAGCTGTGAACTGATTGGTGCTTTAAACTATGTGCCAGTGTTCATGGTAACGAGGGACCACGTCAGCATCAGTGTAGATTACTGATGTGTTCTTAACATGATTTGCTTTGTTTATCGGCtctggacacacaaacagtaattGCTAGTAGAatcaattcattgttggttttggtggCTGATGAGATTTGCTgctagtaaaaaaaataaagctttaccAGGCTTCTCTTTTAAATTAGACTGACTAGCTTTTTATCAGTAGAATAAAATTCATGATGTTGATTTAATCTGAGGTTTTCAGGAATACATCACACATTATTTCATAATGAATAAATTACAATGTTTTGTTTCCCCCAATAGCCCACTTTACTTTTGGTTAGGAGGTGTGATCTTTAATTTGACATTCCTGGAAACACTGAGTGCAAACTGAGAAAGTTACGTGatagaaagaaacacaaagcctttcttttgtaatatttcttgcttttttttcttagctcTTTGCAGCTTGATGTCTTGCTGGTTTTTATTGACTTAACATCACTGTGAATATCCTGTATCTCGCTGGTATTGAATATTATAACAGGTATGCAGGTTTTGTAAAGCTGATTAGAAAAGCGGACGCAGGACTAATTTATCATATCCAGTTAGCGGCATCCTATTCCCATGCCGGTGCCAAATGGACAGGTCGTCATTTTGCCCGGAGCAGGCTGTCAGTGGGACTGAGGCCTGTGTGTGGTTGAATATGTTAGTGCGTGAACGTCCATCCTGCCTTCAGCATCAGTCCCTTTCACTGTAGCCATAATTACCACTGTCTGAGGGTAACCAACAGTGGCGGATCTCATTATGCCATGATATGGGTCGCGTCTGCATATACAGGCACACATACACTGCTTATTTACATATGAATGTAcccagtttcacacacacacccacaagcAGGCACA comes from Scatophagus argus isolate fScaArg1 chromosome 17, fScaArg1.pri, whole genome shotgun sequence and encodes:
- the lpcat1 gene encoding lysophosphatidylcholine acyltransferase 1, whose translation is MKSSNSRPSRVARNPFVHELKFTVTEKIKIGLMSVTVFPVRLLLVSFLMLLAWPFAFAASLGRSEFVIEPQSWWRRFIDVCLRVIMRAMWFCGGFHWIKVKGERAASSEVPILTVAPHSSYFDAIPVTMTMCSIVTKLESRSIPVWGTLISYIRPVFVFRSDQGSRRKTVEEIKRRARSGGEWPQIMIFPEGTCTNRSGLILFKPGAFIPGLPVQPVVLRYPNTLDTVTWTWRGPGAFKILWLTLCQPHNPMEIEYLPIYTPSSEEKENPALFANNVRKLMAKALELPLTDLSFEDREICLSQGPLHIHDYSSLLEFNLLVCRLGLRAETTEKVLEEQARRARKLQGDRLGLEDFAQFLSLPVTDTLRQVHTLFDQHEDGQIDIRHFVIALSTVHRPSKPMKTLKLAFKMYESEEGGEVQEEELAAILEVMLGVKEVELSGLFLSLDRPDTEKITYDKLHHIIEQHPYFIQDYLDFKNHPRKFCVGRPKSCHVQNNKDD